CCCATCTGCTGTCATTTAACTTTCAAGATTTTGGTTCTGGCTGTTCCAATCTTTCACTCAGACTTGCCTTTATTCCTCTATAGGTCACTCACTCCATATACCCCAATCAGGACTTTCTGTTCTTCACAGCAACAACTGCTTGCAATCCCATCATATCTACAAGTCCGTTCATGTATGGCTAGGATGTCTACTTTTGCTGTCCTTACCTCAACTACAATTACACCGCAGAAGCCCCCCCTTGATCACACTGCACATTTTGTCTGCGTGTACCTTACACTAACTCCATCTTTCCTGACTTTTATGTCTAAGCCTTCCCCTCAGCAGCCTAATTCCCAATAACCTTCCTAGCAAATTACACCGAAGCACCCCCCCTCAATTGCACTGCACATTTTTTTGTCTGAATGTACTTCACACTACCTCCCTCTTTCCTGTCTCTTCCACTAGATATCTTCCCTTATATTCAATATGTAAACTAGGCCTTTCTTTATGTCTTGACTCTTTTCTCCCCTATCTACTTtatcattgtaaactgcttagatactACTTTATTTGCAGTACAGTAAGATTGAAAACATATGTGAATTTCATGTGATCGATCCCAGAGtaaagtagtggctttccccatgtccatcttaatagcagtttatggactcttcctcaaggaacttgtccaaacctgtttaaAACCCAGATCTACTAATTGCTGTTAgtgcatcctccggcaatgagttccagagcttaattagtcattgagtgaaaaatgattttctgctattcattttaaaagtattacaatGTAATTCATggagtcccctagtctttgcactttttgaaaaagagtgatcaattcacgtttacccactctactccactcaaaATTCtttagacctttatcatatccacCCTCAGCCCTCTCCattaagagccctaacctcaatcattttagtcaccattcttttctaattcctctttatctttttttttttgataagacAATCAGAATTGCACATACCATGGAATGATGCAAAAGCATTATGATATCATGTGCCTTATTTtctatcactttcctaataattcctgactGTTGTTGAAATCTATGAAGCTGTGGACtatgggaaggggggtgggggaaggtggGAAAGGCTGGGGAGATGCTGAAGAGAGCAAGAGCGAGCAACGTGGGACCCAGACTCAACTTATACATGGGTCACAGCATTTTTGTCATAAAAAATGCCCTCAATTTCTACATGAGATCAACTTATAGATGAGTATATATAGTAATCATGtctgttgattaaaaaaaaaaaagtgatacctCCAAACTAGCATATTTTGCAGCCCGCCACTGAAGGCTTTGTGGGACAATTTAACATTTTAGTACATACAAgttatttaagggcccttttactaaagcttactgtACACTAACTGCtaaaaagcccattttatacttACGGCCTTTCTTAGCATTTACTGTGCACTAaggtttagtaaaatggcccttctGTAATTTCTTTTAATTCTTCTATATTTCTAAATATACACAGGTGAGGTTAAAAACTCATCTAAAAGGTGTTGGTCTTTGTCAAAGTGTCTGCACAAAATGCACCCTTCCCCATCCACAAACACACGGTGATTATACTCACCCTGGGCAATGACTTCCTCGATATTTTTGCCATTCAGTTCGCCAATAACCTACAAAAAAATGAGTGTTAGGATTATTGGCTAAGATAAAAACACTAAAAACAGTTTATAACTCATATGCCATATTTTTATGTGGGATTAAGCTTTTAATAACCTGAACTCACAGTTTTGAACACAACAGGCAGAATAGGCTCCATCTGGAAAGAAAGGTCACATATAGTGTTCCTCTGTGAACCAATTCCAAGTCATTACCTTGTTGATACGCTCGTCATCCGTTTCAATGCCAACGCTGTCCAGGATCTTCTTCAGGTCCTTAGAGTTGGGTCTTTCATTGCCACCAAGTACAGCCAAGAGGTAAGCTGCAACGTAACGCATCCTGACCACAgccaatataaaaagaaaaaacacaaacacatgcaCAGCTTTAATAAACTCTCTTAAATAGCACTTAAAACTCATGACCACCATTTTGATGTCTTCTGCACATCACGTATTATACAACCGAATGAGTTACACTGAAAATCCTTTTCAACTGAGCTGGCTGCTGCATGCAACGGAGTGCGTATCCAGTATCTGAAAGTTTGAACCTAGAAAACAAGCAATATAGAAAAAGCTGACCCTATAGCTTTGTTTCACTCATTTTATGGTCATCCCACAAATGACACTCAACTGAGAGACTATCAATAATGAACTTATTACTTCACATTTTTCTGTCATCTTTGCCTGCGACACTTTTCATAaggccaataaaaaaaaagttgctctTGGATTTAAGTTTTTAGATGGCATGGGTTCCTGTACATCCGAAGACAGTACATGAAGTGTCAAGACCTATGTCACCCTCTTTTTGCTGGCCCTATAAAAAGCTTATCACAaccttaagggccctgtttactaagctatgctaaggGCATGCTCCTGGTAACTTCtaatgacttggattggccaatgtCTGTGACAGAATCTGGTTTGCTAAAGGTCTGAGCCAACATGGCATATGAGGACATCTAGGAAAAGTAATTATTTCGTGAAAACACATCACCTTGCATTTTTTGTACAACATTAAGCATAACAGACTTACAGAAGATTCATCCAAACTTCTTATTTCAACATTCAAAATACAGCGGTAAATTTTTAAAACAAGTGTTTCCCCATTCAtgtagaaacagaaaaaataaaaacttcaCCACTTCAGGACAGGATAAAATATGCAATAGCTACAGCCCAGTACGGGGTAGCTGCCATTTGAAAAGAGCTCAACATTTTGGAGTTACCGAGGTTCACAGGGGACAGTGAATGATCTAGGGTACCCTTTACAAAGATGCCCTAGTGgttttagtacacactaaatgtgagatgcctataggaatatacgGGCATTTAACATTTAGTGaacacttatttttagcgtgcgctaaaaacgctaaggcatctttgtaaaaggggccctaagtaaaCAAAGCTAGAGTTATCAAAGTTACCCAGTATCAAGGAGTGAGATTTATTGGCTCATTCACTGTAATtttgacattttttaaaattttcttttatcCACAAGTACAACAGTGTCCCTACATTTGAAGTATGGTAAAGAAACAATGAAACCTTAAAGATACTGCTCtcattacagcttctgcctctgacTAGACCAAATGCTTGGACCAAGACAAGATCCTGGTTTCATGtgatacgtctggtgaaagcgcaagcggaagaacaaatggctagaaatgtgaggggtgacaaaaatttcttcaggtatattagtgaaaggagaatgactaaaaagggaattgcgagactaaaagatactgtgaaccattatgtagatagtgatgaagaaaaagcaaatttgctatagatacttttgttctgttttcatagaagaaaatcctggagaaggaccgcgatggactgggaaaagtacaaatgagaatggagtggatagagcacggttcacggaagagtgtgtgtatgaacaacttcaaaagctaaaggtggacaaaaccatgggaccggacgggatccaccccaggatattgagggagctcagagaggttctggcgggtcctcttaaagatttgtttaataaatccttgcagacgggagaggttccgagggattggagaacggcggatgtggtccctcttcacaaaagtggtgatagggaagaagctggaaactacaggcagcctcacttcgattattggaaacgtaatggaagcaatgctgtaggaaaggatagtgaatttcctggaagacaataagttgcaagatcccagacaatatggttttaccaaagggaaatcgtgccaaatgaatctcattgaattctttgattgggtgacaggagaattgaatcagggacaagctatagacgtaatctacttagatttcagcaaagcttttgacacggttccccataggaggcttttaaataaactggatgggctgaagataggacccgaagtggtaaactggattaggaactggttgacgaacaGACGCCAGTAgctggtggttaatggaattcgctcggagggaaaggtgagtagtggagtgcctcaggggtcggtgctggggccgattctgttcaatatatttgtgagtgacattaccgaagggttagaaggtaaagtttgcctatttgcggatgatactacgatctgtaacagagtggataccccagaggaagtggaaaacatgaaaaaggatctgaggaagctagaagaatggtctaaggtttggcaagtaaaattcaatgcgaagaaatgcaaagtgatgcacttagggagtagaaatccacgggagacgtatgtgttaggcggtgagagtctgataggtacggacggggagagggatcttggggtgatagtatctgaggatttgaaggcgacgaaacagtgtgacaaggcggtggccgtagctagaaggttgttaggctgtatagagagaggtgtgaccagcagaagaaagggggtcttgatgcccctgtataagtcgttggtgaggccccacctggagtattgtgttcagttttagaggccgtatcttgctaaggatgtaaaaagaattgaagcggtgcaaagaaaagctacgagaatggtatgggatttgtgttacaagacatatgaggagagacttgctgacctgaacatatatactctggaggaaaggagaaacaggggtgatatgatacagacgttcaatatttgaaaggtattaatccacaaacgagtcttttccggagatgcgaagagagtagaacgagaggacatgaaatgagattgaaggggggcagactcaagaaaaatgtcaggaagtattttttcacagagagagtggtggatgcttggaatgccctcccaagggaggtggtggagatgaaaatggcaacggaattcaaacatgcgtggcacaaacataaaggaatcctgttcagaaggaagggatcctcaggagcttagccaagattgggtggcagagccggtagtgggaggcggggatagtgctaggcagacttatatagtctgtgccagagccggtggtgggaggcggggctggtggttgggaggtggggatagtgctgggcagacttatactgtctgtgccagagctggtggtgggaggcagggctagtgctgggcagacttatacggtctgtgccatgaaagacaggtaaaaatcaaggtaaggtatacacaaaaagtggcacatatgagtttatcttgttgggcagactggatggaccgtgcagatctttttctgccgtcatctactatgttactatgtacattgaatccctcatgaaagaagtacaagaactaagagaggaaGTGGCAAGGCTAAGAAACAGCTGTGATAACTGGAAATTCGTAACAGAGATGCACGTTGAAACATTGGGGGATCTCCAGATCACCAGATCCTGCAAGATCAACCCTCCAACTCTGACTTCTGTTGAACTAAAGAACTGGTTCGCAGCTCTGGAGGCACAGGAGCTAGAAACATCTCAAAAACAGGAGGGAACAATGATTAAAAAATCCCAATACCACTGGACAAGTGGTCAATAAGaagcgaaaggtagtggtggttggagattcacttctgAGGGGTACTGAGGCACCCATCTGCTGACTGGACATgttgtccagggaggtgtgctgtctgcctggtgccaagattcgtgATGTTACGGAACGATTGCCTAGattcatcaagcctactgaccactttcctatgctgctcatccatgctgGCATGAATGATACTGCTAAGTATCCTACTGTACATATCATGCGAGACTTCATGGCTTTGGGTCATAGGGTTAGGTACCTAGGTGCTAAGGTGGTGTTCTTATCTATCTtccctgttgaaggtaaagggCGAGTGACAGAAGCTCGAATCCTGGTGCTAAATGAGTAGCTGCATGGATGGTGCCGacgagagtgctttggtttcctaaaccatgggatgattttcaaGAGCTACTGtgcagtgatggtgtccatctatatCAAGGAAGGGACGAAGTGTTTTCAGCAACAGActagctaaagtactaaagagagctttaaactaaaattgctgtGGATGGGTTAAAAAAAGGCCCCAAAGCCATAAATAACAACAAGGAAGGTAGGACACTGAATGCCCctatagaagggggggggggggggagaggagaaaaaaaaagagagagtagcATCTGGAGAACCTTATATAACCAATGCACGCAGTAtgagaaacaaacttctagatctagaTGCTACAATGAAAaaagcagacttggatttagtggcaatcatggagacatggttcacggagaaccattactgggatatagctatacctggctataacctATTCAGGAAGGATGGGGTAGTAAAAAAATGGTGGAATGGAATTATATTAAAGTGGCTAAGAATGATATTAAAGTGGCAGAACTGCAGTACACATGGGGTACAGAAGAaacgctgtgggttaaactggaaagagggaaaggaaaccgTAGGAGTAATATTCAGGTCATCTTCACAgtggaaatggacagagacttaactGAAAACATCCACAAgttagctaggaaaggggaagtactactgattttaatatgccggatgttgactGGGGACATCCATGCtgtggggtcatctagaagcaaagatatcttggattccctacaggaagaattgtttcagcagcagGTAACGGAACTGACGCGGGATGGAGATATTCTGGACCCGATGCTTGCAAATGGAGAGAATGTTTCTGAAGTCAAGGTGggggaccatttggcatctagtgatcacggaatggtgtggttcaatattaagacagaggaGAGGGCTCATTTGAGATTGAGGGACCTGGATTtttaaaagaactaactttgccgagatgagggaatttctcaagaaagagatagtaggatgggaacagctgaagaagtagaacagcaatggacaagactgaaaggagatgTATTAAAGGTAATTaatctttatgttagaaaattacataaaagaggaaaaggctgctctggttctcgaatgtagtagctaaaaaggtaagggaaaagaaGATAGCCTTCACATGTTATAAGACAACAAGCTGGGTAAGCTATCAGGAatgcgaagcggcaaatggaagaaaatataCCTGATtcggttaaaaattggttgaatggaaaatggacagtagtggtaaatggagcttgctctgaagaaagggatgttatcagtggagtactgcagggaccAGTCCTTGGGCGGGCTcgttaacatctttgtgagtgatactgcggaagggctgtcttgtaaggtttgtctctttgcagatgataccaaactctgcaacagggtggacaccctggaaggtgtggatgacataaggaaggacctagcgaagctggcgGAATggtctgatatttggcaactaagatttcatgctaaaaatgcagggtcaaggacttgggtcacaagaatccgagggaatggtacaatataggagggggtgaagtgcttctgtgtacaaaggaagagagggacttgggggtgattgtgtctgatgaccttaaagcttccaaataggtagaaaaagtgatggtcaaagccagaaagattGGGTGCAAAAAGTGAGGgataaccagcaggaaaaaaaaagaggtgatagtgcccttgtagaagtctctggtgaggccctgtttagagtactgtgtgcagctctggagactgcacctatggaaagatattttatttatttggatttatttactgccttttttgaaggaattcactcaaggtggtgtacagtaagatatAAAAACAgggtggagtcggtccagagagcggctacaaaattggtaagctgtcttgaacacaaaacatatagggacaggcttatgaaccttaacatttacatgctggaagagagaagggcgacaagtaatgtgatagagatgtttaaatatctcaagggcattaatgtacaggaagtgagcctttttcaactgaaggaaaactctggaacaaggAGGGGGAGCATACGATGatgagggaataggcttaggaagaatctaagaaagtattatttcaaggaaagggtggtggaagcatggaatggccttcccGGTGGAGGGGATGAGGactatcagaatttaagaaaacgtgggatcccttaggaaaagttAGGGGTTAAAGAGGATAGATAGATCGGGTTGGTCATTTTgcctttacctgccgtcatgttTTCAATGTTTACACCCAAAAACAGTGCTGGTCTGCTGGAAGTCCCAGAAAACATCTTGATGTGGGGGTATCAGAACTCCCCCATAtgagggtaacttggcagctctggaattTAGCGACCCATGCTCGTATTTGGGTAAAACGTGGATCCTGTAGTGGACCTCGAAGATCTAAACCGCACGACCTTAAAAAGTTTGTGAACTCGTATTCTAGGGATCCCTGTAGCCTCTCcacagcacgggggggggggggggggggtaaagaggcTATATGGAATTAAGAGTCAACGACCCACAACCATCGACCTAGCTACTGTCAGCTGCCCTCTCGCCCCAGGAGCAGCACAAACTCAGAAGCCGAGCTGCGCGCCGCTTCTCTACCGCACAGAATGAAAGTTCGCTCATCACAGCTGAACCCCCTTCAGCGACATGCAACGAGAAGGCAGACGTGCACGGCCAAGGCCAGACACAGGCCACGCAGTCTCAACCCAACAACAGATTTAATACCTAGGCGGCACGCGGCCAATAACCACTGGACGCGTGAGCTTCCACCTGGCGCAGTCGCTCGCGAGCTCGGTCCATTCTGCTTCTCCTCTGCACGTACCTGGCGCAGGGCTGTATgaaagagcagagcagagcagctCGTGCACACCGCGTGCGTTCGTTACCCAGAGAGCCGGCGGAAAgagggagggcctgggcccctaGGGCAGGGCATAGGAGTTGCTCATCATCATCCTTTGACGTCAAACCATCAATAACGGCCGCTACTATTGGGTGGCCAAGAGGCAACGAGATCTGCTCTCAATCTAACCTGCTTGAATCCGACCCACAGTAC
This portion of the Microcaecilia unicolor chromosome 4, aMicUni1.1, whole genome shotgun sequence genome encodes:
- the RPLP2 gene encoding 60S acidic ribosomal protein P2 — its product is MRYVAAYLLAVLGGNERPNSKDLKKILDSVGIETDDERINKVIGELNGKNIEEVIAQGNGKLASMPAGGAVAVSAGASSAAPATGAAPAAAEEKK